One window of the Sander lucioperca isolate FBNREF2018 chromosome 5, SLUC_FBN_1.2, whole genome shotgun sequence genome contains the following:
- the LOC116047598 gene encoding zona pellucida-like domain-containing protein 1, with protein MVPIVLLFSHRSKLRTMRLIFLVFQLGLILRTEAQLPDACILSDTNRPPKNTDITVVCGTQNMDLSIYICPMYQALYNESMMVLNNQFNTPECFGKADWNVTPPVLKFRFPINESVISSCKNSFKITTQVGTGQFADFSNVQFVNISGAVTSVDPSAGMITYRQQIKYMFSCFYPMQYILNNTQVAVSGVSLAIRDNNGSFITTLSMQLYEDSLYTRILTIPESGLNLKTKIYVAVKATNLTERFNVLLDRCYASTNPYPMLTTYYDLFVGCQRDPQTKVELNGASQKAYFSFEAFRFVEHKNQTVSTFYLHCVTRLCEVASCSALMPTCGAKRRKRAAADAIGNGTVTSPAIVVGKLSSGDAQTYSASLGMPPEANYSSPVVAVIVCIVILTILLVAMGVYFALFIKRKKAIMQ; from the exons ATGGTTCCAATTGTTTTGCTGTTTTCTCACAGGTCCAAACTCAGAACAATGAGGCTGATCTTCCTTGTGTTCCAGCTTGGACTAATTTTAAGGACCGAGGCCCAGCTACCAGATGCTTGCATTCTTAGCGATACAAACAGACCTCCAA AAAATACGGACATAACTGTGGTCTGTGgcactcagaatatggacctgagCATCTACATCTGCCCTATGTACCAAGCTCTTTACAATGAGTCAATGATGGTCCTCAATAATCAGTTCAATACACCTGAGTGTTTTGGGAAAGCTGACTGGAACGTGACCCCACCTGTCTTAAAATTCAGATTCCCCATTAATGAAAGTGTTATCTCATCCTGCAAAAATAGCTTTAAG ataACCACTCAGGTTGGAACTGGACAGTTTGCGGACTTCTCAAATGTCCAGTTCGTCAACATCTCTGGCGCTGTTACCTCTGTAGACCCCTCTGCGGGTATGATCACCTATCGCCAGCAGATCAAGTACATGTTTTCCTGCTTCTACCCAATGCAGTATATCCTGAACAACACTCAAGTGGCCGT ATCGGGTGTGAGTCTTGCCATAAGAGACAACAATGGTAGCTTCATCACCACACTGAGTATGCAGCTCTACGAA GATAGCCTTTACACAAGGATCCTTACTATCCCAGAATCAGGGCTAAACCTGAAGACCAAGATTTATGTTGCCGTTAAAGCTACCAATCTAACAGAAAG GTTCAACGTGCTGCTGGACAGATGCTACGCATCAACAAATCCATATCCCATGCTCACCACCTATTATGACCTTTTTGTAGG GTGTCAACGTGACCCACAAACTAAGGTGGAACTCAATGGGGCGTCTCAGAAAGCATACTTCTCCTTTGAGGCCTTCAGATTTGTGGAGCACAaaaatcagacagtttctacttTCTACCTGCACTGCGTCACCAGGCTCTGTGAGGTGGCCTCGTGTAGTGCGTTAATGCCT ACCTGTGGTGccaaaaggagaaagagagcggcTGCAGATGCGATTGGCAACGGAACAGTCACCTCGCCTGCCATTGTTGTGGGAAAACTAAGCAGTG GTGATGCTCAAACTTACTCGGCTTCTCTAG GTATGCCACCTGAGGCCAACTACAGCAGCCCTGTGGTGGCTGTAATTGTCTGCATCGTGATCCTAACTATTCTCCTCGTTGCCATGGGTGTTTACTTTGCGTTGTTCATCAAACGGAAAAAAGCAATCATGCAGTAA